One window of the Stigmatella aurantiaca genome contains the following:
- a CDS encoding peptidase domain-containing ABC transporter, which produces MSESSLSLLERFPVLKRLGLEPAGKRIPHVQQVSVSECGAACLAMVLAYFGRDVPMEEVRDVMGVNVNGVSALDILDAAHRYGLRGRGTRLEMEDLEYLPKGSILHWDFRHFVVFEGLRAGHVDIVDPAMGRRALPLEQFRRHFTGVAVLLEPSESFERAGREARSSWRYVRHLLSHRALLGRILVTSLMVQVFALGPPVLIGLVTDRVIPRGDTALLWVLGAGSVGLLLFQLLTSLVRSHLLLHLRTEFDARVTLGFLEHLMELPYAFFQQRTAGDLSNRLNSNTTVRELLTSGALSGLLDGTMVLGYLGVLLVASPAMCAVVLVLGFAQVSIFLVSRRKQRELMARNLETEARSQAYQIEVLAGIETLKATGCEPRALEHWSSLFVDVLNVALERGRLSLLTESLMGTLRLGSPLLILCFGASQVLQGELSLGAMLALNALALGFLGPLSNLVSTVMQFQLLGTYLARIDDVLDTPREQSAQVRPCPKLHGGISLEKVSFRYARQGPLILEDISLDIRPGQLVAIVGRSGSGKSTLARLLLGMYRPDTGRILYDGQDLFELDLRGVRRQLGIVMQNPYVFGSTVRSNIALADPSLTLDAVVEAARLAQLHEEVLAMPMGYESPLVDQGTSLSGGQRQRLALARALVRKPAILLLDEATSALDAITESQVQQALSGLSCTRIVIAHRLSTIMDADLILTLDEGRLAESGRHEELLARGGHYAELVAAQLR; this is translated from the coding sequence ATGTCCGAGTCCTCCCTGTCCCTCCTCGAACGGTTCCCGGTGCTGAAGCGGCTGGGCCTGGAGCCCGCCGGGAAGCGCATTCCGCACGTGCAGCAGGTGAGCGTGTCCGAGTGCGGCGCGGCGTGCCTCGCCATGGTGCTGGCCTACTTCGGCCGGGACGTCCCCATGGAGGAGGTGCGGGACGTGATGGGGGTGAACGTCAACGGGGTGAGCGCGCTGGACATCCTCGATGCCGCGCACCGGTATGGCCTGCGGGGCCGGGGCACGCGCCTGGAGATGGAGGACCTGGAGTACCTGCCCAAGGGCTCCATCCTCCACTGGGACTTCCGCCACTTCGTCGTCTTCGAGGGGCTGCGCGCGGGGCACGTGGACATCGTGGACCCGGCCATGGGCCGGCGCGCGTTGCCGCTGGAGCAGTTCCGCAGGCACTTCACGGGCGTGGCGGTGCTGCTGGAGCCCTCGGAGTCCTTCGAGCGGGCCGGGCGCGAGGCGCGCTCCTCCTGGCGCTACGTGCGCCACCTGCTGTCGCACCGGGCGCTGCTGGGGCGCATCCTCGTCACCTCACTCATGGTGCAGGTGTTCGCGCTGGGCCCGCCGGTGCTCATCGGGCTCGTCACGGACCGGGTGATTCCCCGGGGCGACACGGCCCTGCTGTGGGTGCTGGGCGCGGGCTCCGTGGGGCTCCTGCTCTTCCAACTGCTCACCTCGCTGGTGCGCTCGCACCTGCTCCTGCACCTGCGCACCGAGTTCGATGCGCGGGTGACGCTCGGCTTCCTCGAGCACTTGATGGAGCTGCCCTATGCCTTCTTCCAGCAGCGCACCGCCGGAGACCTGAGCAACCGCCTCAACAGCAACACCACCGTGCGCGAGCTGCTCACCTCGGGGGCGCTGTCCGGCCTGCTGGATGGGACGATGGTGCTGGGGTACCTGGGGGTGCTGCTCGTGGCCAGCCCGGCCATGTGCGCGGTGGTGCTGGTGCTGGGGTTCGCCCAGGTGTCCATCTTCCTCGTCTCCCGCCGCAAGCAGCGCGAGCTGATGGCGCGCAACCTGGAGACGGAGGCGCGCTCGCAGGCGTACCAGATTGAAGTCCTGGCGGGCATCGAGACGCTCAAGGCCACCGGCTGCGAGCCCCGGGCGCTGGAGCACTGGTCCAGCCTCTTCGTGGACGTGCTCAACGTGGCGCTGGAGCGGGGCCGGCTGTCGCTGCTCACCGAGTCCCTCATGGGCACGCTGCGCCTGGGCTCACCGCTCCTCATCCTGTGCTTCGGCGCGAGCCAGGTGCTCCAGGGCGAGCTCAGCCTGGGCGCCATGCTGGCGCTCAACGCGCTGGCGCTCGGGTTCCTGGGCCCCCTGTCCAACCTGGTCTCCACGGTGATGCAGTTCCAGCTCCTGGGCACCTACCTGGCGCGCATCGACGATGTGCTCGACACCCCCCGAGAGCAGTCCGCGCAGGTGCGGCCGTGTCCGAAGCTGCACGGGGGCATCTCCCTGGAGAAGGTGTCCTTCCGCTACGCCCGCCAGGGGCCGCTCATCCTGGAGGACATCTCGCTCGACATCCGCCCCGGCCAGCTCGTGGCCATCGTGGGGCGCTCCGGCTCCGGCAAGTCCACCCTGGCGCGCCTGCTCCTGGGCATGTACCGGCCGGACACGGGGCGCATCCTCTACGACGGGCAGGACCTGTTCGAGCTGGACCTGCGGGGCGTGCGGCGCCAGCTCGGCATCGTCATGCAGAACCCGTACGTGTTCGGCTCCACCGTGCGCTCCAACATCGCCCTGGCGGACCCCAGCCTGACCCTGGACGCGGTGGTGGAGGCGGCCCGGCTGGCGCAGCTCCACGAGGAGGTGCTCGCCATGCCCATGGGCTACGAGTCGCCGCTCGTGGACCAGGGCACCTCGCTGTCCGGCGGGCAGCGGCAGCGGCTGGCGCTGGCGCGGGCGCTGGTGCGCAAGCCCGCCATCCTCCTCTTGGACGAGGCCACGAGCGCCCTGGATGCCATCACCGAGTCCCAGGTGCAGCAGGCGCTCTCGGGCCTGTCCTGCACGCGCATCGTCATCGCCCACCGGCTCAGCACCATCATGGACGCCGACCTCATCCTGACGCTGGACGAGGGCCGGCTGGCCGAGTCCGGCCGCCACGAGGAACTGCTGGCCCGCGGGGGGCACTACGCCGAGCTGGTGGCGGCCCAGCTCCGCTGA
- a CDS encoding efflux RND transporter periplasmic adaptor subunit, whose protein sequence is MAPVQAGSRGTVRGGVSSKVAWGLALAGALGVALWAGARSSRPAEAPPAVTHRAVPAGPARREPRGFVGVAVSESVEIRAPFEGRLEQLTVRPGDAVAAGAELGRLDPRPVQQETAMAEARLAAAEAEVSRLELETREAGETLARYLRSPAGAFSEQELATARHQEQSARIRLTAAQAQVRERRALLAQSRQRLEEATLRAPGAGKVVERRVDPGGWVASGALLLRLLREGPVQVRFAIPEEALGEVRVGSPVWVELPSLGRTVKGHVREVAPEVDAASRMVFAQAAFEAQGEVEGLVVGTAARVLPHGAQAR, encoded by the coding sequence ATGGCGCCCGTCCAAGCGGGGAGCCGTGGCACGGTGCGAGGAGGCGTGAGCAGCAAGGTGGCGTGGGGCCTGGCGCTGGCCGGGGCCCTGGGCGTGGCCCTCTGGGCCGGGGCGCGCTCGTCGCGGCCCGCGGAGGCGCCCCCGGCGGTGACGCACCGGGCGGTGCCCGCCGGGCCCGCGCGCCGGGAGCCCCGGGGCTTCGTGGGCGTCGCCGTCAGCGAGAGCGTGGAGATCCGCGCCCCGTTCGAGGGCCGGCTGGAGCAGCTCACCGTGCGGCCCGGCGACGCGGTGGCGGCGGGGGCGGAGCTGGGGCGGCTCGATCCGCGCCCCGTGCAGCAGGAGACGGCCATGGCGGAGGCACGGCTGGCGGCGGCGGAGGCCGAGGTGAGCCGGCTGGAGCTGGAGACGCGCGAGGCGGGGGAGACGCTGGCGCGCTACCTGCGCTCGCCGGCCGGGGCGTTCTCCGAGCAGGAGCTGGCCACGGCGCGCCACCAGGAGCAGAGCGCGCGGATCCGCCTCACGGCGGCCCAGGCGCAGGTGCGCGAGCGGCGGGCGCTGCTGGCCCAGTCCCGCCAGCGGCTGGAGGAGGCGACGCTCCGGGCTCCGGGGGCGGGCAAGGTGGTGGAGCGCCGGGTGGACCCAGGCGGGTGGGTGGCCAGTGGCGCGCTCCTGCTGCGGCTGCTCCGGGAGGGGCCCGTGCAGGTGCGCTTCGCCATTCCCGAGGAGGCGCTGGGCGAGGTGCGCGTGGGCTCGCCCGTGTGGGTGGAGCTGCCGTCGCTGGGGCGCACCGTGAAGGGGCACGTGCGGGAGGTAGCGCCCGAGGTGGATGCGGCCTCGCGCATGGTGTTCGCCCAGGCGGCGTTCGAGGCGCAAGGGGAGGTGGAAGGGCTGGTGGTGGGCACCGCGGCGCGCGTGCTGCCCCACGGAGCGCAGGCCCGCTGA
- a CDS encoding polysaccharide deacetylase family protein, which produces MSLLSPVLRRLAGWLAPVTVLSFCACATARPETPMTPSAAPPPAEAAPQPPIEVALTFDDLPSHGPAFPGVSRMAVIESINATLRKHGVPSAVGYVNGQLVEQQPADRAVLEAWLAAGNLLGNHTWSHVDLGKVGLAAYLQDIDRNEPLLRELAGPGTPERAWKTFRYPFLQEGVDAESRTAIRAHLAGKGYRVAQVTIDFGDWAWNEAAARCAAQGKPQLQESLRKGYQKTARSFLRWADAAAQQVFGRRIRHVLLLHAGSFQADTLDALLTSYEKAGVRFITLDAAMEDPIYAEDPGIAQTWGDSFIEQVIQARKPPHPPFPLQPLDLLEAICR; this is translated from the coding sequence ATGTCCTTGCTGTCCCCCGTGCTCCGGCGCCTGGCCGGCTGGCTCGCCCCGGTCACGGTGCTCTCCTTCTGCGCCTGCGCCACCGCGCGCCCGGAAACGCCCATGACGCCCTCCGCCGCCCCGCCCCCGGCCGAAGCCGCGCCCCAGCCTCCCATCGAGGTGGCGCTGACGTTCGATGATCTGCCCAGCCACGGCCCGGCGTTCCCCGGCGTGTCGCGCATGGCCGTCATCGAGTCCATCAACGCCACGCTGCGCAAGCACGGCGTGCCGTCCGCGGTGGGCTACGTCAACGGCCAGCTCGTGGAGCAGCAGCCCGCGGACCGGGCCGTCCTCGAAGCGTGGCTCGCGGCGGGCAACCTGCTGGGCAACCACACCTGGTCCCACGTGGACCTCGGGAAGGTGGGGCTCGCGGCGTACCTCCAGGACATCGACCGCAACGAGCCGCTGCTGCGCGAGCTGGCGGGCCCGGGTACCCCGGAGCGCGCATGGAAGACGTTCCGCTACCCCTTCCTCCAGGAGGGCGTGGACGCGGAGTCCCGCACCGCCATCCGCGCCCACCTCGCCGGCAAGGGCTACCGCGTGGCGCAGGTGACCATCGACTTCGGGGACTGGGCGTGGAACGAGGCCGCGGCGCGCTGCGCGGCCCAGGGCAAGCCCCAGCTCCAGGAGTCGCTGCGCAAGGGCTACCAGAAGACCGCGCGCTCCTTCCTGCGCTGGGCGGATGCCGCCGCGCAGCAGGTGTTCGGCCGCCGCATCCGCCACGTGCTGCTGCTGCACGCGGGCTCCTTCCAGGCCGACACCCTGGACGCGCTGCTCACCAGCTATGAGAAGGCGGGCGTCCGCTTCATCACCCTCGACGCGGCGATGGAGGACCCCATCTACGCGGAGGACCCCGGCATCGCCCAGACGTGGGGCGACAGCTTCATCGAGCAGGTCATCCAGGCGCGCAAGCCACCGCACCCGCCCTTCCCGCTCCAGCCCCTGGACTTGCTGGAGGCCATCTGCCGCTGA
- a CDS encoding acyl-CoA thioesterase, whose translation MRLEESSLLLRVRPNDLDSLGHVNNAIALEYLEAGRWAWMDLHSLRRGGGIIAVTLRIEVDYKREIAPQEVVVRTRLEEPLAEEVQDVDAIHYRARFHQQILVDSGRTVAVEARVQAAFVSTEDRAVRSVQEFLASARQPAS comes from the coding sequence TTGCGTCTCGAAGAATCGTCTCTGCTCCTGCGCGTCCGGCCCAATGACCTGGACAGCCTGGGCCACGTGAACAACGCGATCGCCTTGGAGTACCTGGAGGCGGGGCGGTGGGCGTGGATGGATTTGCACTCCCTGCGCCGGGGGGGCGGCATCATCGCCGTCACCCTGCGCATCGAGGTGGACTACAAGCGCGAGATCGCCCCACAAGAGGTGGTGGTGCGCACACGGCTGGAAGAGCCGCTCGCGGAGGAGGTGCAGGACGTGGATGCGATCCACTACCGGGCGCGCTTCCATCAGCAGATCCTCGTGGACTCCGGGCGGACCGTGGCGGTCGAGGCGCGCGTGCAGGCGGCCTTCGTCAGCACGGAGGACCGCGCCGTGCGCTCCGTGCAGGAGTTCCTCGCCTCCGCCCGCCAACCGGCTTCCTGA
- a CDS encoding efflux RND transporter periplasmic adaptor subunit: MEDEGAGLFRTEALQHYAQGGERGGLLKLSPQWTGPVFWVLLGACVFALVFSALVHVSEYAEGPAVVQLEGRMDLPSPVRGTVASVEVRSGERVAAGQVLARLGAAAELAELERYEREFELLLRQRLRSPSDEGVSQALASVRAQLELARARLEQWTVRAPEAGIVSDVRIRRGQHLAEGELVASLMREDSAAVVTAMLPGEYRPLLAVGKPLRLELRGFHHQYQELTIDEVGGELVGPQEVQRALGPTLSASLQVNGAVVLVRARVASRSFLADGERFPYFDGMLGEADARVRSQPILLMLIPGLRAVWP; the protein is encoded by the coding sequence GTGGAGGACGAGGGCGCGGGGCTGTTCAGGACGGAGGCGCTCCAGCACTACGCGCAGGGCGGCGAGCGCGGCGGGCTGTTGAAGCTCTCCCCCCAATGGACGGGCCCGGTGTTCTGGGTGCTGCTCGGGGCGTGCGTCTTCGCGCTCGTCTTCAGTGCCCTCGTGCACGTGTCCGAGTACGCGGAAGGCCCGGCGGTGGTGCAGCTCGAGGGGCGCATGGACCTGCCCTCGCCCGTGCGCGGCACCGTGGCCTCCGTGGAGGTGCGCTCGGGCGAGCGCGTGGCCGCGGGGCAGGTGCTGGCCCGGCTGGGCGCTGCGGCGGAGCTGGCCGAGCTGGAGCGCTACGAGCGGGAGTTCGAGCTGCTGCTGCGCCAGCGCCTGCGGTCGCCCTCGGACGAAGGGGTGAGCCAGGCGCTGGCCTCCGTGCGGGCGCAGCTGGAGCTGGCGCGGGCGCGGCTGGAGCAGTGGACGGTGCGCGCGCCCGAGGCGGGCATCGTGAGCGACGTGCGCATCCGCCGCGGCCAGCACCTCGCGGAAGGGGAGCTGGTGGCCTCGCTGATGCGGGAGGACTCCGCCGCGGTGGTGACGGCCATGCTGCCCGGGGAGTACCGGCCGCTGCTCGCCGTGGGCAAGCCGCTGCGCCTGGAGCTGCGCGGCTTCCACCACCAGTACCAGGAGCTCACCATCGATGAGGTGGGGGGCGAGCTGGTGGGCCCCCAGGAAGTGCAGCGGGCCCTGGGCCCCACGCTGTCGGCGAGCCTTCAGGTGAACGGGGCGGTGGTGCTGGTGCGCGCACGCGTGGCCTCCCGCTCTTTCCTGGCGGATGGCGAGCGCTTCCCGTACTTCGATGGGATGCTGGGCGAGGCGGATGCCCGCGTGCGCTCGCAGCCCATCCTGTTGATGCTCATTCCGGGGCTTCGGGCCGTCTGGCCCTGA
- a CDS encoding alpha/beta fold hydrolase produces MSQPTPVSTPPSSTRPAPATGLLRNEWWTEPTGGHQLHVLEARSETAQGAAGVGILCLHGLFSDARFFLSSNGTGPARYFIDQGCTVYAAELRGHGGSRWPEKRVWDWSFDTYAQQDIPALVRAARERHTGPLFLLAHSMAGYAALAGLGLQPEVQRMLSGVCVLSSAVNDYSDGGLKKALMVRFSSLLSGLLGRFPAKALKQGPADEPAALMRQFADWAPTGAFRSLDGATDYWQALGQVTLPVFSGVGEADVFHASPRRAGKLVEKLGSGDKTLVICGRSHGFASDFGHFDILRGSRAQQEVLPRVHEWMRAHAGGA; encoded by the coding sequence ATGTCTCAGCCTACCCCCGTCAGCACGCCGCCCTCCTCCACCCGCCCCGCGCCCGCCACGGGGCTGCTCCGAAACGAGTGGTGGACCGAGCCCACCGGAGGCCATCAGCTCCACGTCCTGGAGGCGCGCAGCGAGACGGCCCAGGGCGCGGCGGGTGTAGGCATCCTGTGCCTGCACGGGCTGTTCTCCGATGCGCGCTTCTTCCTGAGCTCGAACGGCACGGGCCCCGCGCGCTACTTCATCGATCAAGGCTGCACGGTCTACGCCGCGGAGCTCCGGGGCCACGGCGGCAGCCGGTGGCCCGAGAAGCGGGTGTGGGACTGGAGCTTCGACACCTACGCGCAGCAGGACATCCCGGCCCTGGTGCGCGCGGCCCGGGAGCGGCACACCGGCCCCCTCTTTCTGCTGGCCCACAGCATGGCCGGCTATGCGGCGCTCGCTGGGCTGGGACTCCAGCCCGAGGTCCAGCGCATGCTGAGCGGTGTGTGTGTGTTGTCCTCGGCCGTGAATGACTACAGCGATGGGGGGCTGAAGAAGGCGCTCATGGTCCGCTTCTCCAGCCTGCTCTCCGGGCTGCTGGGCCGCTTCCCCGCCAAGGCGCTCAAGCAGGGGCCCGCGGATGAGCCCGCCGCGCTCATGCGGCAGTTCGCCGACTGGGCTCCCACGGGCGCGTTCCGGAGCCTGGACGGGGCCACGGACTACTGGCAGGCCCTGGGGCAGGTGACGCTCCCCGTGTTCTCCGGCGTGGGGGAGGCCGATGTGTTCCATGCCTCGCCGCGCCGCGCCGGGAAGCTCGTGGAGAAGCTGGGCAGTGGGGACAAGACGCTCGTCATCTGCGGGCGCTCTCACGGCTTCGCGAGCGACTTCGGTCACTTCGATATCCTCCGCGGCAGCCGGGCCCAGCAGGAGGTCCTCCCGCGCGTCCACGAGTGGATGCGCGCCCACGCAGGCGGCGCCTGA
- a CDS encoding ferritin-like domain-containing protein: MSTHNKLAGSGQPQPHVTAQHVEMPVQAEDTREAGKPVIVADLYRAFTEEGRSLVDITWEQQRLHESRRWSVMEALSAIDVESVSQSDRLLVWNAGRAELTTKPGADRLARLSDSECRRWQGKNATVASIMQACGTWSRYWNEEEAHHETSFNRLATLFGLERVSDETFIEFRKIFPDDDMLRTLTLLAVSEIVAAVNYGNCARVIQQPGLKALFKQVGADEIQHMNYFVAFAKALVDSGEYHAKEAFAVAYFFLRDDGEVHGSKRERVVQRDTHVNWWDQLEYREGMYSPDAIDKKEMLIFNALKRITGITVSSAEEVKDKWMELVGC; encoded by the coding sequence ATGAGCACGCACAACAAGCTCGCCGGCAGTGGACAGCCGCAACCCCATGTCACGGCGCAGCACGTGGAGATGCCGGTGCAGGCCGAGGACACCCGGGAGGCCGGCAAGCCGGTCATCGTCGCGGACCTCTACCGGGCATTCACCGAGGAGGGCCGCTCTCTGGTGGACATCACCTGGGAGCAGCAACGCCTGCACGAGTCCCGGCGCTGGAGCGTCATGGAGGCGCTGTCCGCGATCGACGTGGAGAGCGTGTCCCAGTCGGATCGGCTGCTGGTGTGGAACGCGGGGCGGGCGGAGCTCACCACCAAGCCCGGCGCGGACCGGCTGGCGCGGCTGTCCGACAGCGAGTGCCGCCGGTGGCAGGGCAAGAACGCCACCGTCGCCTCCATCATGCAGGCCTGCGGCACCTGGAGCCGCTACTGGAACGAGGAGGAGGCGCACCACGAGACCAGCTTCAACCGGCTGGCCACCCTGTTCGGGCTCGAGCGCGTCTCGGACGAGACCTTCATCGAGTTCCGGAAGATTTTCCCGGATGACGACATGCTCCGCACGCTGACGCTGCTGGCGGTCTCGGAGATCGTCGCCGCGGTCAATTACGGAAACTGCGCGCGCGTCATCCAACAACCGGGCCTCAAGGCGCTCTTCAAGCAGGTGGGGGCGGACGAGATTCAGCACATGAACTACTTCGTCGCGTTCGCCAAGGCCCTGGTGGACAGCGGGGAGTACCACGCGAAGGAGGCGTTCGCGGTGGCCTACTTCTTCCTGCGCGATGACGGAGAGGTGCACGGCAGCAAGCGCGAGCGCGTGGTGCAGCGGGACACCCACGTCAACTGGTGGGATCAGCTCGAGTACCGCGAGGGCATGTACTCGCCGGACGCGATCGACAAAAAGGAGATGCTGATCTTCAACGCGCTCAAGCGCATCACCGGCATCACCGTCTCCTCGGCCGAAGAGGTCAAGGACAAGTGGATGGAACTGGTCGGTTGCTGA
- a CDS encoding AMP-binding protein translates to MLDVIQRLAGTDARRGLYLVEDFFTPPVLLPYARFPARVAACAEHFRAQGIQRGDHVVLPFETTEAALFSLFGLMEVGAIPLSVKPYILSTPRQGYREFLGRLSERYPVHRILDVPSLGELELPLRRVPLPPAGAHLEGVRLREMGPGELAFVQFSSGSTSFPKGVPITQRNLLANLRMISQHDGRTAEDRGVMWLPLYHDMGLIGLLTCIYAGVDAYVSQPVSFLMDPMGWLEFMSERRATLSVIPNFAIDYALKTMRELEPKHLARVELSALRNVYLGSEPINIPNLELFTEMLAPRGLRREAIKPCYGMAEAVLMVACVGRDEAWRAVTAPNGQQAISVGRPLAEFEVRLRTEDGALCGERELGEIELKGGSLADSYYTDERPLRNGEGYYPSGDLGFLQDGELFITGRINDRIKVNGQSYFSSDFEQAIEQLPFIRPGRSVVIQTQGRVVVLAEVSHAAALKQRAQSQLQVCEKLLAVVGVSVAQEDVLFIRYGQLQKTSSGKLQRRAITEAYVQGQIRIATPMELRADWLRMRAQRLFFGSLLDVRKRGPVAALWRWLSAPRGKRADPRGWRGTGDRRPGG, encoded by the coding sequence ATGCTCGACGTCATCCAGCGGTTGGCCGGGACCGATGCCCGCCGCGGGCTGTATCTGGTCGAAGACTTCTTCACGCCGCCGGTCCTGCTGCCCTATGCCCGCTTTCCGGCCCGGGTGGCGGCCTGTGCGGAGCACTTCCGGGCCCAGGGCATTCAGCGCGGCGACCACGTCGTGCTGCCCTTCGAGACAACGGAGGCGGCACTCTTCTCGCTGTTCGGCTTGATGGAAGTGGGGGCCATCCCGCTCTCGGTGAAGCCCTATATTCTCAGCACGCCCCGGCAGGGCTACCGCGAGTTCCTGGGGCGGCTCTCCGAGCGCTACCCGGTGCACCGGATCCTCGACGTGCCGAGCCTTGGCGAGCTGGAGCTGCCGCTGCGCCGGGTGCCGCTGCCGCCGGCGGGGGCCCACTTGGAAGGCGTCCGGCTGCGCGAGATGGGGCCCGGGGAGCTGGCCTTCGTGCAGTTCTCGTCGGGCTCGACGTCGTTTCCCAAGGGCGTCCCCATCACCCAGCGCAATCTGCTCGCCAACCTGCGGATGATCAGCCAGCACGACGGCCGGACGGCGGAGGACCGGGGCGTGATGTGGCTGCCGCTCTACCATGACATGGGACTGATCGGCCTGCTGACGTGCATCTACGCGGGCGTCGATGCCTACGTCAGCCAGCCCGTCAGCTTCCTCATGGATCCGATGGGCTGGCTGGAGTTCATGTCCGAGCGGCGCGCCACCCTCTCCGTCATCCCGAACTTCGCGATCGACTACGCGCTCAAGACGATGCGCGAGCTGGAGCCCAAGCATCTGGCGCGCGTGGAGCTCTCCGCGCTGCGCAACGTCTACCTGGGCAGCGAGCCCATCAACATCCCGAACCTGGAGCTGTTCACGGAGATGCTCGCGCCCCGGGGGCTGAGGCGCGAGGCGATCAAGCCCTGCTACGGCATGGCCGAGGCGGTGCTGATGGTGGCCTGTGTGGGCCGGGACGAGGCCTGGCGGGCCGTCACCGCCCCCAACGGGCAGCAGGCCATCTCGGTGGGACGGCCTCTGGCGGAGTTCGAGGTGCGGCTGCGCACCGAAGACGGCGCGCTCTGTGGCGAGCGGGAGCTGGGGGAGATCGAACTGAAGGGCGGCAGCCTCGCGGACTCGTACTACACGGACGAGCGCCCGCTGCGGAACGGCGAGGGCTACTACCCCAGCGGGGATCTCGGCTTCCTGCAGGACGGCGAGCTGTTCATCACCGGGCGCATCAACGATCGCATCAAGGTCAACGGGCAGAGCTACTTCTCCAGTGACTTCGAGCAGGCCATCGAGCAGCTCCCGTTCATTCGCCCCGGGAGGTCCGTGGTCATCCAGACGCAGGGGCGCGTGGTGGTGCTCGCCGAGGTCAGCCACGCGGCGGCGCTCAAGCAGCGAGCCCAGAGCCAGCTCCAGGTGTGCGAGAAGCTGCTGGCGGTGGTGGGCGTGTCGGTGGCGCAGGAGGACGTGCTGTTCATCCGCTACGGGCAGCTCCAGAAGACGAGCAGCGGCAAGCTCCAGCGCCGGGCCATCACCGAGGCCTACGTGCAAGGGCAGATCCGCATCGCCACGCCCATGGAGCTG
- a CDS encoding acid shock protein, protein MKKMLTRSVVCAALALSSGALAQDAETAAAPQAPAVNKPSAEAVKDTWSYFYKGKDQGPVLVEAKVCTEVAKDGPNKFDCLTEVDPAVGVKANATGLMLWQSYLVPQGAVVEDIMVQTKQGTTVRETKDVKLKGEGWRTRQWTGLRLNKPGNWTIAILRGDQVLQEIQVKVN, encoded by the coding sequence ATGAAGAAGATGCTGACCCGGAGCGTGGTGTGTGCGGCGCTGGCCCTGTCGTCGGGCGCCCTGGCCCAGGATGCGGAGACGGCGGCGGCGCCCCAGGCGCCCGCGGTGAACAAGCCGAGCGCCGAGGCCGTGAAGGACACTTGGAGCTACTTCTACAAGGGCAAGGACCAGGGCCCCGTCCTCGTCGAGGCCAAGGTCTGCACCGAGGTGGCCAAGGACGGCCCCAACAAGTTCGACTGCCTCACCGAGGTGGACCCCGCCGTGGGCGTGAAGGCCAATGCCACCGGGCTGATGCTGTGGCAGTCCTACCTCGTCCCGCAGGGTGCCGTCGTCGAGGACATCATGGTCCAGACCAAGCAGGGCACCACCGTGCGCGAGACCAAGGACGTGAAGCTCAAGGGCGAGGGCTGGCGCACCCGCCAGTGGACCGGCCTCCGGCTGAACAAGCCGGGAAACTGGACGATCGCGATTCTCCGGGGAGATCAAGTACTCCAGGAGATCCAGGTCAAAGTGAATTGA